GCGCCTGGTGGACAGGATGGCGGCCGACCTGCGACGATGGTTGCAGACCGAATTCGGAGGTTCGTCGCGATGAAAGTGGCCATCGGCGCGGATCACGCCGGGTACGCGTTGAAGGAGAAGGTCAAGACGTGGCTCGCGGAGATGGGCCACGACGTCGAAGACTTCGGCACGCACAGCGACGCCTCGTGCGACTACCCCGATTTCGCGC
This is a stretch of genomic DNA from Clostridia bacterium. It encodes these proteins:
- a CDS encoding RpiB/LacA/LacB family sugar-phosphate isomerase is translated as MKVAIGADHAGYALKEKVKTWLAEMGHDVEDFGTHSDASCDYPDFAREVARAVAQGRAERGVLVCGSGIGMAIAANKVPGVR